The Anaeromyxobacter sp. Fw109-5 genomic interval GGTCGTCGTGGTGCGGACGGACGCTCCCGCGTCCGTGCGCGTGGTCGCGGAGCTCTCGGACGGAGGCACGGCGGCCGGCGAGAGCGCCGGGACGGCGCAGCACGTGATCGCGCTGCACGGCCTCCCGGCGGCGAGCGTGGTCCCTTATCGCGTCGAGATCGACGGCGCGGTCCACGCCACCGGCACCGTGCGCACGCCCGGCGAGCCGCGGACCTCGGCGGGCCAGCGGACGGTGCTCGGCGTCATCGGCGACTTCGGCACCATGGGTCCGATCCAGGCGGGCAACACGCGCGGCCTGCTCGAGCGCGGGGTGTCCGCGCTGCTCACGGTGGGGGACAACGCCTATCCGGACGGGAAGGCGGAGGACTGGGATCCGGCGGTGTTCCGCCCGATGGCGGCGCTCCTCGCGGCCACGACGTTCTGGCCGGTGCCGGGCGATCACGAGTACCGCATGGCGTACGCGCAGCCCTACCTCGACGCGTTCGAGCTGCCCGAAGGCCCCGACGGCGAGCGCTACTACGCCTTCGACTGGGGGGACGTGCACGTCGTGGCGCTGGACTCGAACTGCCTCTCTCCGATGGACGCCGCCGTCGCCGGTTGCACGCCCGAGTCGATGGTCGCCTGGCTGCGCGCGGACCTCGAGGCGTCTCGCGCACCCTGGAAGATCGCGCTGCTCCACCGCCCGGTGCTCGCGACCGGCAAGTACGGCTCGTTCCCGGAGGTCGCGAGCGCCCTCGCGCCGCTGTTCCAGGAGCTCGGCGTCGACCTGGTCTTCCAGGGGCACAACCACCTGTACGAGCGCACCTGGCCGGCGCGAGACGGCCAGCCGGTGAAGACCGGCGACGGCGCGTACGATCTCCCGGGCGCCCCGGTCTACGTGACCACCGGCGGTGGAGGCGACTGGCTCTACGACTTCGCGAAGCCCGAGGCGCCGTTCACGGCGTATCGCGAGAAGGTGGGGCAGCACGTCGTCGTGACCGTCGAAGGCGGCTCGATGCACGTCGAGTCCGTCCGGTACGACGGGATCGTTCACGACGAGTTCACGCTCGTGAAGGACGTCCCGCCGGTGCCCGCGGGGGGCGGAGGCGGGACGCGCGACGACGGCGGCAGCGCCTCCGCGCCAGGGGCCTCCGCCGGCGGCGGCTGCGCGAGCGGCGGGGCCTCGGGCGGGTTCGCCGCGCTCGCCGTGCTCGCCGCGAGCGGCGCGCTCCGCCGCCGCGCCCGCCGCCCGCGCTGACCACCCGGCCAGCAGACCGCGGTGCACCCGCCGGGAGGTCCGCCGTCTCTGGGCGCGCACGTTGCAGCGCTCGCTGACGATGAGCTCCCGCCTCCACGTCGCGGCGTGCCTCGCCGTCGTCCTCGCCGCCTGCAACCCCGACGCGCCCGCCCTCCCCGACGTGGACCCGCCGCCTGGAGATCCACCCCCGGGAGATCCTCCGCCCGCGTGCACCGACTGCCCGCCGGCCACCCCGCCCCCTCCACCGGATCTCCCTCCCCAGCGGGTGACCTGGCCGGAGCTCCAGCAGGAGGTCGAGCCGCTCGAGATCACGTTCCCGCCCTCGACGGCGGAGATCGTCTACCAGCTCTGGAGCAAGGTGTACGCGCCGGGGCGGCTGTACCTCGGCGGCACCTGGTACGACGTGGAGCTGCGGCAGCGCGGCGACGGGGCGCGCGAGCACCCGAAGCACAGCTGGAAGACGCGCCACCCCACGGGCGGGGAGACCCACCTCGGCGCTCCGGGCGCCGGCTCGTGGGCGGCGCGGACGCGCAACTACCTCGCCGAGTACCTCGACGGCGGCTACCTGTCCGATCCGTTCGCGTACGGCCTCATGCGCGGCGCGGGCGTGCGCTCTCCGCGGTGGCGCTTCGTCACCCTCGACGTGAACGGCGAGCACCAGGGCGTGTACGTCGAGGTGCAGGAGCCCGACGACAAGCACTTCCTCCGCGATCAAGGCTTCCACGCGGACTCCACCACCTACCGCTGCGGGCTCCGCGACTGCGAGATGAAGCTCTCCCCGCCCGCCTCCTACCAGGGGCAGTGGGAGAAGGAGACCAACGAGGCCGCCCCGTGGGACGACCTGTGGACGTTCCTGCGCGAGCTGAACCGCACGCCGGAGCACGAGTTCCCGGCCTGGCTCGAGACACGCTTCGACGTACCCCGGCTCGTCCGCATGTACGCGGTGGCGATCCTCATCAGCTGGTCCGGGATCGACGACTCGGGCAGCTACCTCGTCCACGACGCCGCGACCGGCAAGTGGTCCTTCGTGCCCTGGGATCTGAACAACGCGCGGCTCGTCTACTGGCGCGGCCTGTCGCCGACGGGGACGCCGAACTGGCACGACGCGATCCCGACCTACACGCTGTACGATCCCGCCACGCTGGGCGTCGCCGCCGACAAGTCGGAGCGCTACGGCGTGACCGCCCACCCGCCGTTCGTGGTGCTGTTCCAGCGGCTGTGGGACGCGCCCGCGCTCCGCGCGCGGGTGCTCGACGAGGTCGAGGAGATGCTCGACGGCGCCTTCTCGCCCGCGGAGGCGTACCCGCGCGTCGAGGCGCTCCACGCGCTCATCGCCCAGCCGCTGCAGCGCGATCCGTGGGTGAGG includes:
- a CDS encoding metallophosphoesterase: MPLLARPILALTVALPAFADAATITRGPFLQRTEPHATVVVVRTDAPASVRVVAELSDGGTAAGESAGTAQHVIALHGLPAASVVPYRVEIDGAVHATGTVRTPGEPRTSAGQRTVLGVIGDFGTMGPIQAGNTRGLLERGVSALLTVGDNAYPDGKAEDWDPAVFRPMAALLAATTFWPVPGDHEYRMAYAQPYLDAFELPEGPDGERYYAFDWGDVHVVALDSNCLSPMDAAVAGCTPESMVAWLRADLEASRAPWKIALLHRPVLATGKYGSFPEVASALAPLFQELGVDLVFQGHNHLYERTWPARDGQPVKTGDGAYDLPGAPVYVTTGGGGDWLYDFAKPEAPFTAYREKVGQHVVVTVEGGSMHVESVRYDGIVHDEFTLVKDVPPVPAGGGGGTRDDGGSASAPGASAGGGCASGGASGGFAALAVLAASGALRRRARRPR
- a CDS encoding CotH kinase family protein; protein product: MSSRLHVAACLAVVLAACNPDAPALPDVDPPPGDPPPGDPPPACTDCPPATPPPPPDLPPQRVTWPELQQEVEPLEITFPPSTAEIVYQLWSKVYAPGRLYLGGTWYDVELRQRGDGAREHPKHSWKTRHPTGGETHLGAPGAGSWAARTRNYLAEYLDGGYLSDPFAYGLMRGAGVRSPRWRFVTLDVNGEHQGVYVEVQEPDDKHFLRDQGFHADSTTYRCGLRDCEMKLSPPASYQGQWEKETNEAAPWDDLWTFLRELNRTPEHEFPAWLETRFDVPRLVRMYAVAILISWSGIDDSGSYLVHDAATGKWSFVPWDLNNARLVYWRGLSPTGTPNWHDAIPTYTLYDPATLGVAADKSERYGVTAHPPFVVLFQRLWDAPALRARVLDEVEEMLDGAFSPAEAYPRVEALHALIAQPLQRDPWVRQDLAAASVRFLQEYVRRRAEFLRAEIPRERRRGEGGLVVNAVGPGFVELYNREDAPRDLGGLTLTSNLRDRLQTPLPAGTVVPARGKVTLPFTPGADGGEVGVFDAGTQLPLDVTFYAPLGGKTYARVPDGAESWGWR